One window of the Bos indicus isolate NIAB-ARS_2022 breed Sahiwal x Tharparkar chromosome 15, NIAB-ARS_B.indTharparkar_mat_pri_1.0, whole genome shotgun sequence genome contains the following:
- the LOC109569244 gene encoding olfactory receptor 2AT4-like — MYATACNGSKDSSPIFYLVGIPSLQDVFFLPVFFIFLSFYLLILVGNALILVAVVIEPRLHKPMYFFLINLSALDILFTTTTVPKMLSLLLPGDHYLSFSACFLQIYLFHSFSCSEAFILVVMAYDRYVAICRPLHYPVLMTPQTNAALAASAWLTALLLPIPAVVQTSHMAFDSTVYIYHCFWDHLAVVQASCSDASPQTLMGFCIAMVVSFLPLLLVLLSYAHILASVLRIGSREGRSKAFSTCSSHLLAVGTYYSSIAIAYVAYRADLPLDFHIVGNVVFAILTPVLNPLIYTLRNKDVKAAITKISCPQDLGPSEDL; from the coding sequence ATGTATGCCACAGCCTGTAATGGATCAAAAGACTCTTCACCCATCTTCTACCTGGTGGGCATCCCCTCTCTACAGGACGTCTTCTTCCTCCctgtcttcttcatcttcttGTCCTTCTACCTGCTTATCCTGGTGGGTAATGCCCTGATCTTGGTGGCCGTGGTGATAGAGCCCAGACTCCATaagcccatgtacttcttcctgatCAACCTCTCAGCCCTGGACATCCTCTTCACCACAACCACTGTCCCAAAGATGCTATCCCTCCTCTTACCTGGGGATCACTACCTCAGCTTCTCTGCCTGCTTCCTGCAGATATACCTCTTCCACAGCTTCTCCTGCTCTGAAGCCTTCATCCTGGTcgtcatggcctatgaccgctatgtggctaTCTGCCGCCCGCTGCATTACCCTGTGCTCATGACCCCACAGACCAATGCTGCCCTGGCAGCAAGTGCCTGGCTCACCGCCCTCCTTCTGCCCATCCCAGCAGTGGTGCAGACCTCCCACATGGCTTTTGACAGCACTGTTTACATCTACCACTGCTTCTGGGACCACTTAGCTGTGGTCCAGGCCTCCTGCTCTGACGCCAGCCCCCAGACCCTCATGGGCTTCTGCATCGCCATGGTGGTGTCCTTCCTGCCCCTTCTCCTGGTGCTTCTCTCCTATGCCCACATCCTGGCCTCAGTGCTTCGCATCGGCTCTCGAGAAGGACGCTccaaagccttctccacctgcagcTCCCACCTCCTGGCGGTTGGCACCTACTACTCATCCATTGCCATAGCCTATGTGGCCTACAGGGCTGACCTGCCCCTCGACTTCCACATCGTGGGCAACGTGGTGTTTGCTATTCTCACACCTGTCCTCAACCCTCTCATCTACACGCTGAGGAACAAGGATGTCAAAGCAGCCATCACCAAAATATCATGTCCTCAAGACCTAGGGCCTTCTGAGGACCTTTGA